The following are encoded together in the Salvelinus fontinalis isolate EN_2023a chromosome 38, ASM2944872v1, whole genome shotgun sequence genome:
- the LOC129837115 gene encoding carcinoembryonic antigen-related cell adhesion molecule 1-like, with product MDHPLVWVLILVLLNFNTDVSGQVVVPSMNPLAVGSNVTLNLVPESPINIGTWSYETTTIVLFYPSGSIMSTSYRGRVSFNRSSSELSISSLQLNDSGRYTVQGMEPVLTAVVTLSVQEPISNVTLRANATDLVELNDTAIVTCSVSSGTSLSYRWMNGSSEVAASDRVRLGVGNSTFTIVSVTRYDEGPFRCEVINGISNGTSQPIDLNVRYGPKQPVIAGAPIAETEQRVTFNCSASSQPPSQFSWFFNGSQVATGSEYETGPLTLASHGECTCVAFNNFTDRNSTASKMLTIIGKSDYRFFALLC from the exons ATGGACCATCCTCTGGTGTGGGTTCTCATCCTGGTGCTGCTCAACTTCAATACAG ATGTCTCTGGCCAGGTGGTGGTTCCCTCTATGAACCCCTTAGCTGTGGGCAGTAATGTCACACTGAACCTAGTTCCCGAAAGCCCCATCAACATAGGGACCTGGTCATATGAAACTACAACCATCGTACTTTTCTATCCTAGTGGCAGTATTATGAGTACAAGTTATCGAGGCAGAGTCTCCTTCAACCGCTCCTCCTCAGAGCTGTCCATAAGCTCTCTCCAACTCAATGACTCAGGACGATATACCGTGCAGGGAATGGAGCCAGTCCTGACCGCTGTGGTGACCTTGTCTGTCCAGG AGCCCATTTCTAATGTGACTCTAAGAGCCAATGCCACTGATCTAGTGGAATTGAACGACACTGCCATTGTCACCTGCTCCGTCTCCTCTGGCACCTCCCTCTCATACCGCTGGATGAATGGCAGCTCAGAGGTTGCAGCCAGTGACAGAGTTCGGCTTGGTGTTGGGAACAGCACTTTCACCATAGTCAGTGTGACACGATACGATGAAGGGCCATTCAGATGTGAGGTCATTAATGGAATCAGCAATGGCACCAGCCAACCCATTGACCTCAATGTTAGAT ATGGACCCAAGCAACCTGTGATAGCTGGTGCACCCATTGCCGAAACAGAACAAAGAGTGACcttcaactgctcagcctcctctCAGCCTCCCAGCCAGTTCAGCTGGTTCTTCAATGGCTCCCAGGTGGCGACTGGCTCAGAGTATGAGACTGGCCCATTGACCTTAGCCAGTCATGGGGAATGCACCTGTGTGGCCTTCAACAACTTCACTGACAGAAACAGCACTGCCTCCAAGATGCTCACCATCATTGGTAAATCAGACTACAGATTCTTTGCTTTGTTGTGTTAA